In Desulfomicrobium macestii, the following proteins share a genomic window:
- a CDS encoding ABC transporter permease, whose amino-acid sequence MTLYAFLGALEQGFLYGIMALGVYLTFRILDFPDLTVDGSLPLGASVSAVTITAGYSPYLALALASAAGFLAGAVTAILNTKLKILHLLASILTMISLYSINIRIMGGPNVALLGTPSVLTDLENLGLPLYQLTPVFFFVVAVLITSGLIWFLHTEYGQAMLATGDNRQMITSLGVNTDNVIIFGVGLSNALVAFSGALIAQNQGAADVNMGVGTIVAGLASVILGETVFGKATIARACIAVIVGSILYRTAIALALGSRLGSFSFTPSDLNLITAFLVIAALTSPMLKRRFTR is encoded by the coding sequence ATGACCCTCTACGCCTTTCTCGGAGCCCTGGAACAGGGTTTTTTATACGGCATCATGGCCCTCGGGGTGTATCTGACCTTTCGGATACTCGACTTTCCGGACCTGACCGTTGACGGCAGCCTGCCTCTGGGGGCTTCGGTCAGCGCCGTGACCATCACCGCCGGATACAGCCCGTACCTGGCCCTTGCGCTGGCCTCGGCGGCCGGATTTCTGGCCGGAGCGGTGACCGCGATCCTGAACACCAAGCTCAAAATACTGCATCTTCTGGCGTCCATCCTGACCATGATCTCGCTGTATTCCATCAATATCAGGATCATGGGCGGCCCCAACGTGGCGCTCCTGGGTACGCCCTCGGTGCTGACGGACCTCGAAAACCTGGGGCTGCCGCTCTATCAGCTCACCCCCGTGTTCTTTTTTGTTGTCGCGGTCCTCATCACGTCCGGGCTGATCTGGTTCCTGCACACCGAGTACGGGCAGGCCATGCTGGCCACCGGCGACAACCGGCAGATGATCACCTCCCTGGGCGTGAACACGGACAACGTCATCATTTTCGGCGTGGGCCTCTCCAACGCCCTGGTCGCGTTCAGCGGCGCGCTCATAGCCCAAAACCAGGGCGCGGCGGACGTGAACATGGGCGTGGGCACCATCGTCGCGGGGCTGGCCTCGGTCATCCTCGGCGAAACGGTCTTCGGCAAGGCGACCATCGCCCGGGCCTGCATCGCCGTCATCGTCGGCTCTATCCTCTACCGCACCGCCATCGCCCTGGCGCTGGGGTCCAGACTCGGCAGCTTCTCCTTCACCCCCAGCGACCTGAACCTGATCACCGCCTTTCTGGTCATCGCGGCCCTGACCTCACCGATGCTCAAGCGGAGGTTCACCCGATGA
- a CDS encoding DUF6515 family protein has translation MNTLFKNTRLPLLAALLCLHFFAAPVQGAQGLPLDSQNSAEQKVGKKNSRTDNRNRADFKATRNGHDRQDQGASPKQRSPRGKSSPDNMGKARSNDSAAMQRALRDTPKSQASVSLGTVTPPADLMRLHTGPEWSRHDSSDQHRDKDRRHSRTVAPRQQPPVQKSLVISRETTRHDDRHDVRRPQVDTRYDYRSRGGSDRHSTRIRHGGNNHRAVTVKHVVHTIPSRHAVVLHGRDRYHYYSGRFYRPWNNGFILVRPPIGLVVLNIPLGSRMVISAGITYHVFGDVHYRRVPSGYQVVEPIRGHGANRPDRVEVIIDLLNIRYGPDTSEAVIAQVGRYTTLRVLGSAPGWFYVEMDGEEDMRGWVMERYVSQGNARG, from the coding sequence ATGAACACCTTATTCAAAAACACACGCCTGCCGCTCCTTGCGGCCCTGCTCTGTCTTCATTTTTTCGCCGCGCCGGTCCAGGGGGCGCAAGGCTTGCCCCTGGATTCTCAAAATTCTGCCGAACAAAAAGTGGGAAAAAAGAATTCCCGCACGGACAACCGTAACCGCGCCGACTTCAAGGCCACGCGAAACGGCCACGACAGACAGGATCAGGGAGCAAGCCCAAAACAGCGCTCGCCGCGCGGCAAAAGCAGCCCTGACAACATGGGCAAGGCCCGGTCCAATGATTCTGCGGCAATGCAGCGTGCCTTGAGGGACACGCCAAAGTCACAGGCATCTGTGAGCCTCGGCACGGTGACTCCTCCGGCCGACTTGATGCGCCTTCACACGGGCCCGGAGTGGTCCAGGCATGATTCTTCCGATCAACACCGGGACAAGGATCGCCGCCACTCTCGTACCGTCGCCCCGAGACAGCAACCCCCGGTGCAGAAAAGCCTTGTCATCTCCCGCGAGACAACCAGGCATGATGACCGCCACGACGTAAGACGGCCGCAGGTCGACACGCGTTACGATTACCGGTCCCGGGGCGGCAGCGACAGGCACTCCACGCGGATTCGCCATGGCGGAAACAACCACCGGGCCGTGACCGTCAAGCACGTTGTCCACACGATCCCCTCACGCCACGCGGTAGTCCTGCACGGCCGGGACAGATATCATTATTATTCCGGCCGGTTCTACCGCCCCTGGAACAACGGCTTCATCCTGGTGCGCCCGCCGATCGGCCTGGTCGTGCTGAACATTCCGCTGGGCAGCCGCATGGTCATCTCGGCAGGCATCACCTACCATGTCTTCGGTGACGTCCATTACCGCCGCGTGCCCTCGGGCTACCAGGTCGTGGAACCGATACGCGGTCACGGCGCAAACCGGCCGGACCGGGTGGAGGTCATCATCGATCTCCTGAACATCCGCTACGGCCCGGACACGAGCGAGGCCGTCATCGCCCAGGTCGGCCGCTACACGACATTGCGCGTGCTCGGCAGCGCGCCGGGGTGGTTCTACGTGGAAATGGACGGGGAGGAAGACATGCGCGGGTGGGTCATGGAGCGCTACGTCAGCCAGGGCAACGCCCGGGGCTGA
- a CDS encoding CHASE2 domain-containing protein: MKRQRYRRRDILRLLGTGCVITLCVVILHVVRPELLTHFERKVYDVLLSQTSQRPPSPVPVLIAIDDKSLTALGQWPWPRHVLASLITRLHEAGADIVTLDLILSARDRTSPLLVQEELRQTTGFSIDLEGLPQNRLDHDRLLAEALAKMPTVLGHKLLFTPNHDKAPFCEVHPILSGQSIPAGLSLHTAETAVCPLTILNAAATNSGFINALPDSDGVIRRTPLIALHADKLLPSLILATVMTRGETAVGLGQDADGNFVQLGRKRTHIDAQGNVLLRYRGPSGTFTTYSATDILGGPLPDLQGRVAIVGPTASGLGDNHATPVDRVFPGIEVHATLLDNLLQKDTLIRPAWAIGAEACAIAAVGLLSSLLMMSAGPLTCAAGLLVGATGVWSASLWLLNGPGYWISPLSTEIILLGNMALLSLIKYGMEERELRIRSRQLLHAQDATIMSLTALAETRDPETGGHIRRTREYVLVLARVLARKPKFKKYLDRDTIELLYKSAPLHDIGKVGIADSILLKPDSLTREEFKAMQRHTLLGAETLAEAERQSTDSGDRSFLGLAREIALSHHEKWDGSGYPQGLKAEAIPLGGRLMALADVYDALVTKRVYKDAMPHKEALQIILAGRGAHFDPDVVDAFEETQLEFLAISNRYD; encoded by the coding sequence ATGAAGCGACAAAGATACCGCCGCAGGGACATCCTTCGCCTGCTGGGCACCGGGTGCGTCATCACGCTCTGCGTCGTGATCCTGCATGTCGTGCGCCCGGAGTTGCTCACCCATTTCGAGCGCAAGGTCTATGACGTACTGCTGTCCCAAACCAGTCAGCGGCCTCCGAGTCCTGTGCCGGTGCTCATTGCCATCGACGACAAATCCCTGACCGCTCTGGGTCAATGGCCTTGGCCGCGACATGTGCTTGCAAGCCTGATCACCCGCCTGCACGAAGCCGGCGCAGACATCGTGACCCTGGACCTGATCCTTTCGGCCCGCGACAGGACCTCGCCGCTGCTGGTGCAGGAAGAGTTGCGCCAAACAACAGGATTCTCGATTGATCTTGAAGGTTTGCCTCAGAACAGGCTGGACCATGACCGTCTGCTGGCGGAAGCTCTGGCGAAAATGCCGACCGTTCTGGGTCACAAGCTGCTCTTTACCCCCAATCACGACAAAGCCCCCTTCTGCGAAGTTCATCCGATTCTCTCCGGACAATCCATACCTGCCGGATTATCGCTGCACACGGCCGAGACCGCCGTCTGCCCCCTGACGATCCTGAACGCGGCCGCGACAAATTCAGGCTTCATCAACGCCCTGCCCGACTCCGACGGAGTCATCCGGCGGACCCCGCTCATTGCGCTGCACGCAGACAAACTGCTGCCAAGCCTGATCCTGGCCACGGTCATGACCCGGGGCGAAACCGCCGTTGGCCTGGGGCAAGATGCAGACGGAAACTTCGTCCAGTTAGGCCGCAAGCGCACGCACATCGACGCACAGGGCAACGTGCTGCTCAGATATCGAGGCCCAAGCGGAACCTTCACCACGTACTCCGCGACCGACATCCTCGGCGGCCCCCTGCCGGATTTGCAGGGACGCGTGGCCATTGTCGGACCCACAGCCTCGGGGCTTGGGGACAATCACGCCACTCCCGTGGACCGCGTCTTTCCGGGCATCGAAGTCCATGCCACCCTGCTCGACAACCTGCTCCAGAAAGACACCCTCATCCGTCCGGCCTGGGCCATCGGGGCGGAAGCATGTGCCATCGCGGCTGTAGGCCTCCTGTCGAGTCTGCTGATGATGTCCGCCGGTCCCTTGACTTGTGCGGCCGGCCTGCTCGTGGGGGCGACAGGGGTGTGGAGCGCCAGCCTCTGGCTCCTGAACGGCCCAGGCTACTGGATTTCGCCTTTGTCCACGGAAATAATCCTACTGGGCAACATGGCTCTTTTAAGCCTCATCAAATATGGCATGGAGGAGCGCGAATTGCGCATCCGCAGCAGGCAGCTGCTGCACGCCCAGGACGCCACCATCATGAGCCTCACCGCGCTGGCCGAAACCCGCGACCCCGAAACCGGCGGGCACATCCGGCGCACCCGCGAGTATGTCCTCGTCCTGGCCCGCGTCCTGGCCCGGAAACCAAAATTCAAAAAATATCTCGACCGGGATACCATCGAACTGCTCTACAAATCCGCGCCCCTGCATGATATCGGCAAGGTCGGCATCGCAGACAGCATCCTGCTCAAACCAGACTCGCTGACCCGCGAAGAATTCAAGGCGATGCAGCGACACACTCTCCTCGGAGCCGAAACCCTGGCCGAAGCAGAACGTCAGAGCACGGACAGCGGCGACCGTTCCTTCCTGGGTCTGGCGCGCGAAATCGCCCTCTCACACCATGAAAAATGGGACGGCTCCGGCTATCCACAAGGACTCAAAGCAGAGGCCATCCCCCTTGGAGGCCGGCTCATGGCGCTGGCCGATGTCTATGACGCGCTGGTCACAAAGCGCGTCTACAAGGACGCCATGCCGCATAAAGAGGCGCTTCAAATCATCCTTGCCGGACGCGGCGCCCATTTCGATCCGGACGTGGTCGATGCGTTCGAAGAAACACAGCTCGAATTCCTGGCGATCAGCAACCGGTACGACTAG
- a CDS encoding OmpA family protein gives MIARTLLLILCLAFAGCATKGTTVVLLEDPDGSVGQVTVSTPTGTQQLSAAGHSTRVSDASASPGALQTLDQKKIEQEYGQILQAMPNPPEAFLLYFEYGRAELTAESKPVPSMIIEAINRRNSRDVRINGHSDTVGQREDNARLSLERAESARGILAGQGIDPSIMKVFSHGEGNLLIPTADDTPEPRNRRVEVLVR, from the coding sequence ATGATCGCGCGGACTCTCCTGCTCATCCTTTGTCTGGCCTTTGCCGGTTGCGCAACCAAGGGCACGACCGTAGTCCTGCTCGAAGACCCGGACGGCTCGGTCGGACAGGTAACGGTCAGCACTCCGACCGGAACGCAACAGCTTTCCGCTGCCGGACACAGCACAAGAGTCAGCGACGCCTCGGCCTCACCTGGCGCACTGCAAACCCTCGACCAGAAAAAGATCGAGCAGGAGTACGGCCAGATTCTCCAGGCGATGCCCAATCCGCCTGAAGCCTTCCTGCTCTATTTTGAATACGGCAGAGCGGAACTGACCGCCGAATCGAAGCCCGTTCCATCCATGATCATTGAAGCCATCAACCGACGCAATTCCCGCGATGTGCGCATCAACGGCCACTCGGACACGGTCGGACAGCGTGAGGACAACGCCCGCCTGTCTCTGGAACGTGCTGAAAGTGCGCGAGGTATCCTGGCCGGGCAGGGAATCGATCCGTCCATCATGAAAGTGTTTTCCCACGGTGAGGGCAATCTCCTCATCCCCACCGCCGACGATACTCCCGAACCCAGGAACCGTCGCGTGGAGGTACTGGTACGCTGA
- a CDS encoding sensor histidine kinase, which produces MKHDTRLYRIPLLTALVLIMALSVWALSSWQGYSERSMEWRRQRAQDSFATLNAVIASMSNGELTDWKQVETVLSSVIRGSRTLFVVVQGRHGRLVQTGTMPEFLMTNSTRGEIDTDDMYVMWSPLQPAHIPANWAEALESTNLGLGLWPRSNPVMYLGFRSNPENFISSWFWQRQGPIFASALVCILAVTAVWITGIRRRILAGELAAERIRSAHLEELGLAAAGLAHETKNPLGIIMGMAQQIEARHDIPAESRTMLGHIMDEVDKASSRLGNFMNFARQRKPSMAPVRIDKLCREVVHILGPDFDAGGVDLLTQVKATTISADEAMLRQVLVNLLLNSLHASPAGTTVRIVLGKQERKLFLAVEDQGRGIPSDLLPDIFKPYVSGSPTGHGLGLAIVKRVVEAHGWKISAASTRGQGTTMTISGIKPAREAP; this is translated from the coding sequence ATGAAACACGACACTCGCCTGTACCGCATCCCGCTCTTGACGGCCCTTGTGCTGATCATGGCGCTGAGCGTCTGGGCCCTCTCGTCCTGGCAGGGATATTCCGAACGCTCCATGGAGTGGCGGCGACAGCGCGCCCAGGACAGCTTCGCGACACTGAACGCGGTCATCGCATCCATGAGCAACGGCGAACTGACGGACTGGAAACAGGTCGAGACAGTGCTCTCAAGCGTCATTCGCGGTTCGCGCACCCTCTTTGTCGTGGTCCAGGGCCGCCACGGCCGTCTGGTCCAGACCGGGACGATGCCGGAATTTCTGATGACCAACAGCACCCGGGGCGAAATCGACACCGACGACATGTATGTCATGTGGTCTCCCCTGCAACCTGCCCACATCCCCGCCAACTGGGCCGAAGCGCTTGAATCGACCAACCTTGGCCTTGGCCTGTGGCCGCGCAGCAACCCGGTCATGTACCTGGGCTTTCGAAGCAACCCGGAAAACTTCATCTCATCCTGGTTCTGGCAGCGCCAGGGCCCCATCTTCGCCTCCGCCCTTGTTTGCATCCTGGCCGTCACGGCCGTCTGGATCACGGGCATACGCCGCCGCATTCTGGCCGGGGAACTGGCCGCCGAGCGCATCCGCAGCGCCCATCTGGAAGAACTCGGACTGGCCGCCGCCGGACTGGCCCACGAGACCAAGAACCCGCTCGGCATCATCATGGGCATGGCGCAGCAGATCGAAGCCCGGCATGACATTCCGGCCGAAAGCCGAACCATGCTCGGGCACATCATGGACGAGGTGGACAAGGCCTCGTCCCGCCTGGGAAATTTCATGAACTTCGCCCGCCAGCGCAAGCCAAGTATGGCACCCGTCCGCATCGACAAACTCTGCCGGGAAGTCGTCCACATCCTTGGGCCCGACTTCGACGCGGGCGGCGTGGACCTGCTCACCCAGGTCAAGGCCACGACCATCAGCGCCGACGAAGCCATGCTGCGCCAGGTGCTGGTCAATCTGCTGCTGAACAGCCTGCACGCCTCCCCGGCGGGCACGACGGTCAGGATCGTGCTCGGCAAACAGGAGCGCAAACTGTTCCTCGCCGTGGAGGATCAGGGTCGCGGCATCCCCTCCGATCTGCTGCCTGACATCTTCAAGCCCTACGTCAGCGGATCGCCCACGGGGCACGGACTGGGACTGGCCATTGTCAAACGCGTGGTCGAGGCTCATGGTTGGAAAATCAGCGCCGCCTCCACCCGGGGCCAGGGCACGACCATGACCATTTCCGGCATCAAACCCGCAAGAGAGGCTCCATGA
- a CDS encoding sigma-54-dependent transcriptional regulator, whose protein sequence is MKRSILVVDDEVRYRELYARVLRDAGLEVLEAENAADALDLLSHEPLDMIVSDVRMPGETGLDLLRRVRTEKPELPFLLVTAYADVREAVDALKLGAVDYLAKPVDLDELLAAVRDTLGVSADADPEIPAGSLEGIVAASPAMRSVLRDAYRVAPSDATVLLTGESGSGKEVVAQFIHRNSARRDKPMVPVNCAAIAPALLASELFGHERGAFTGAVNKRNGYFREAHEGTLFLDEIGDMPLELQPSLLRATETGRITPVGSDKETLIDCRLIAATNHDLETDVAEGRFRQDLYYRLNVITIDIPPLRQRPEDIPPLARAFLNKDKTEARRLSRAAMQVLVSHPWPGNVRELANAMAHVRLLSQTDVILPEHLPPAVRKSAGKAAPASRNAEPQEAPAQPRTLEQHEIEAVTTALKQTKGNRTHAAQLLGITRRGLIYKLKRLGIE, encoded by the coding sequence ATGAAAAGATCCATTCTGGTCGTCGACGACGAGGTCCGTTACCGTGAACTCTATGCCCGCGTGCTGCGCGACGCGGGCCTTGAAGTGCTTGAGGCCGAAAACGCGGCCGACGCCCTGGACCTCTTGAGCCATGAGCCCTTGGACATGATCGTCAGCGATGTGCGCATGCCCGGAGAGACCGGGCTCGATCTGCTCCGCCGGGTGCGGACCGAAAAACCGGAGCTGCCCTTTCTTCTGGTCACTGCCTACGCCGACGTGCGCGAGGCCGTGGACGCCCTCAAGCTCGGAGCCGTGGACTATCTGGCCAAACCCGTGGATCTGGACGAACTTCTGGCGGCCGTGCGCGACACCCTGGGCGTGAGCGCGGACGCGGACCCGGAGATCCCCGCCGGATCTTTGGAGGGCATAGTGGCCGCAAGTCCTGCCATGCGTTCCGTGCTGCGCGACGCCTACCGCGTTGCCCCGAGCGACGCCACGGTCCTTCTGACCGGCGAAAGCGGCAGCGGCAAGGAGGTCGTAGCGCAGTTCATCCACCGCAACAGCGCCCGTCGCGACAAGCCGATGGTTCCGGTCAACTGCGCGGCCATCGCCCCGGCCCTTCTGGCCAGCGAGCTGTTCGGGCATGAACGGGGCGCCTTCACCGGGGCAGTGAACAAGCGCAACGGGTATTTCCGCGAGGCCCACGAAGGGACCCTCTTTCTCGACGAAATCGGCGACATGCCCCTGGAATTGCAGCCGTCCCTGCTGCGGGCCACGGAAACGGGACGCATCACCCCCGTGGGCTCGGACAAGGAGACCCTCATCGATTGCAGGCTCATCGCGGCCACCAACCATGACCTTGAAACCGACGTGGCCGAGGGTCGCTTTCGCCAGGATCTCTATTACCGCCTGAACGTCATCACCATCGACATCCCGCCCCTGAGGCAGCGCCCGGAAGACATTCCGCCCCTGGCGCGCGCCTTCCTGAACAAGGACAAGACCGAAGCACGACGACTCTCGCGCGCGGCAATGCAGGTCCTCGTAAGCCACCCCTGGCCGGGCAACGTGCGCGAACTGGCCAACGCCATGGCCCATGTGCGCCTGCTGAGCCAGACCGACGTCATCCTGCCCGAACATCTTCCGCCCGCCGTGCGCAAGTCCGCGGGCAAGGCAGCTCCGGCATCACGCAACGCCGAGCCGCAGGAAGCCCCGGCCCAGCCCAGGACCCTTGAACAGCACGAAATCGAGGCCGTCACCACCGCCCTGAAACAAACCAAGGGCAACCGCACCCACGCGGCCCAGCTGCTCGGCATCACCAGACGCGGACTCATCTACAAGCTCAAACGCCTCGGGATTGAATAG
- a CDS encoding ABC transporter ATP-binding protein, producing the protein MIRVQAINKYFHRGSVNEVHSLRDLSIDIEQGDFITIIGSNGAGKSTFLSCLAGTHALDSGSISMAGTDVTRWPEHKRARFIGRVFQDPLMGTCASGSIAQNMALAQKRGQRRGLSRGVKTADREAFRQHLRVLGLGLEDRLQDRAGLLSGGQRQALTMVMATLVRPELLLLDEHTAALDPKTAGQILELTRSIVTEHGLTTLMVTHNMHQALTLGNRLIMMHRGRIIFDVRGQEKEELTVEVLLDKFQSQADAEVSDRMLLG; encoded by the coding sequence ATGATACGCGTCCAGGCCATCAACAAGTATTTTCATCGGGGCAGCGTGAACGAAGTGCACAGTCTCCGGGACCTGTCCATCGATATCGAGCAGGGTGACTTCATCACCATCATCGGCTCCAACGGCGCGGGCAAATCGACCTTCCTGTCCTGCCTGGCCGGGACCCATGCCCTCGATTCCGGGAGCATCTCCATGGCCGGAACGGACGTGACCCGCTGGCCCGAACACAAGCGCGCCCGCTTCATCGGGCGCGTCTTTCAGGACCCGCTCATGGGCACCTGCGCCAGCGGTTCCATTGCCCAGAACATGGCCCTGGCCCAAAAAAGGGGCCAGCGGCGCGGCCTGTCCCGGGGCGTCAAGACGGCCGACAGGGAAGCCTTTCGCCAGCACCTGCGCGTACTGGGACTGGGACTTGAAGACCGCCTCCAGGACCGGGCAGGCCTGCTCTCCGGCGGACAGCGTCAGGCTTTGACCATGGTCATGGCCACCCTGGTCCGGCCGGAACTGCTGCTCCTGGACGAGCACACCGCGGCCCTTGATCCCAAGACAGCCGGGCAGATCCTGGAGCTGACCCGAAGCATCGTCACCGAACACGGCCTGACCACGCTCATGGTCACCCACAACATGCATCAGGCCCTGACCCTGGGCAACCGGCTGATCATGATGCACCGGGGTCGCATCATCTTCGACGTGCGCGGACAGGAGAAAGAGGAGCTTACCGTCGAGGTCCTGCTGGACAAGTTCCAGAGCCAGGCGGACGCGGAAGTTTCGGACCGGATGCTGCTGGGCTAA
- a CDS encoding bifunctional homocysteine S-methyltransferase/methylenetetrahydrofolate reductase: MKQHILTALGERVVVADGAMGSLLFDRGVDSSSCYDVLNLTDPALVQSIHKAYAGAGAEIIETNTFGANRVKLGRFDLAHRAREINLRGAELARSQAGPGRWVAGAMGPLGRMGIDPISQEELEDIFSGQALALVEGGVDFIMLETFASLSLLLTALRGVKASVSVPVVAQMVFTQRGRTHSGRTARECFDALIRAGADVVGLNCGIGPKNALEVVQGLGPVTVPLSVLPNAGFPESSGDRLIYASSPEYFARRTAACAAHGARLLGGCCGTAPEHIAALVRALDAGPPEARIVSASPDEVNTQTAAPTRLSRRLVEGKVILVELDPPKHLDVEPVLAAAEALSAAGVDAITIAENPLAVPRLSNIVLAGMVRARTGVEVVVHMTGRDRNLVGMQSTIMGLAASNLHNVLAVTGDPPSAGSAERVSGVYDLRSLELMALLSGFNEGRNHYGDSMRLPVNFCIGGAFNPNTRNMALQVGRMEKKMAAGASYFLTQPEYSRERVDEILAATGHIKAPIVLGIMPLASSRNAEFLHNEFPGIEIPSETRERMARAGEHGQEEGVNIAWELLEYAWPHFAGVYIIPPFNRHAMALELMRRLGR; encoded by the coding sequence GTGAAGCAGCACATTCTGACGGCTCTTGGCGAGCGGGTGGTGGTGGCCGACGGGGCCATGGGCTCGCTGCTGTTCGATCGCGGCGTGGACAGCTCGTCCTGCTACGATGTCCTGAATCTGACCGATCCGGCTTTGGTCCAATCCATCCACAAGGCCTATGCGGGCGCGGGTGCGGAGATCATCGAGACCAACACCTTTGGAGCCAACAGGGTCAAGCTCGGGCGCTTCGACCTGGCGCACAGGGCCCGTGAGATCAATCTGCGCGGCGCGGAATTGGCGCGTAGTCAGGCCGGACCGGGGCGCTGGGTGGCCGGAGCCATGGGCCCGCTGGGACGCATGGGCATTGATCCGATCAGCCAGGAGGAGCTGGAGGATATTTTCAGCGGGCAGGCCTTGGCGCTGGTGGAGGGTGGCGTGGATTTCATCATGCTTGAAACCTTCGCCAGCCTGTCGCTGCTCCTGACCGCCCTGCGCGGGGTCAAGGCCTCGGTATCCGTGCCCGTGGTCGCACAGATGGTCTTTACCCAGCGCGGACGCACTCATTCCGGGCGCACGGCCCGTGAATGCTTCGACGCCCTGATCCGGGCCGGAGCCGACGTGGTGGGGCTCAACTGCGGCATCGGTCCCAAGAACGCCCTGGAGGTGGTGCAGGGGCTGGGCCCCGTGACGGTCCCGCTTTCGGTGCTGCCCAACGCGGGCTTCCCCGAATCCTCGGGCGACCGCCTCATCTACGCGTCCTCTCCGGAGTATTTCGCCCGCCGCACGGCGGCTTGCGCGGCGCATGGGGCACGTCTGTTGGGCGGGTGCTGCGGCACCGCGCCGGAGCACATCGCGGCTCTGGTGCGTGCCCTCGACGCTGGTCCTCCTGAAGCGCGGATCGTTTCCGCATCGCCGGACGAGGTCAATACGCAGACGGCCGCACCGACGCGCCTGTCCCGCCGCCTTGTCGAAGGCAAGGTCATTCTGGTGGAGCTCGACCCGCCCAAGCATCTGGATGTCGAGCCGGTCCTGGCCGCGGCCGAGGCCTTGAGCGCTGCCGGGGTGGACGCCATCACCATCGCCGAAAATCCGCTGGCCGTGCCTCGCCTGTCCAATATCGTGCTGGCAGGTATGGTCCGGGCCAGGACCGGCGTCGAGGTAGTGGTGCACATGACGGGCCGCGACCGCAATCTGGTCGGCATGCAGTCGACCATCATGGGCCTGGCCGCGTCGAATCTGCACAACGTGCTGGCCGTGACCGGCGACCCGCCTTCGGCCGGCAGCGCGGAGCGGGTCTCGGGAGTCTACGACCTGCGTTCCCTGGAACTCATGGCTCTTTTGTCCGGGTTCAACGAAGGGCGCAACCACTACGGGGACTCCATGCGTCTGCCCGTCAATTTCTGCATCGGCGGCGCCTTCAACCCGAACACACGCAACATGGCCCTGCAGGTCGGGCGCATGGAGAAAAAAATGGCGGCCGGGGCGAGCTATTTTCTGACCCAACCCGAGTATTCCAGAGAGCGCGTGGACGAAATCCTGGCCGCGACGGGGCACATTAAAGCGCCCATCGTGCTTGGCATCATGCCGCTGGCCAGCAGCCGCAACGCCGAGTTCCTGCACAACGAGTTTCCCGGCATCGAGATTCCGTCCGAAACCCGTGAGCGCATGGCCCGCGCCGGAGAGCATGGTCAAGAGGAGGGCGTGAACATCGCCTGGGAACTTCTGGAATATGCCTGGCCCCATTTCGCCGGGGTGTACATCATCCCGCCCTTCAACCGCCACGCCATGGCCCTTGAGTTGATGCGACGTCTGGGGCGCTGA
- a CDS encoding FecR family protein — translation MHLFMLLILSIVVHTGTVYAEPGVAGFIKAAEGSGQIVRAGNTIPARTGDILYVEDIVITSDQSTLGIMLEDDTILSLGPNSRLELSDFAFAPQEEKLSIAIRLLKGSFAYMSGVIARLAPEKVHIETPDAVIAVHGTRFLVKVVEQ, via the coding sequence ATGCATCTTTTCATGCTCCTCATCCTGAGCATTGTTGTGCACACAGGCACGGTTTACGCGGAACCTGGCGTGGCAGGCTTCATCAAGGCCGCCGAGGGAAGCGGACAAATTGTGCGGGCGGGCAATACCATCCCAGCAAGGACTGGAGACATTCTTTACGTAGAAGACATTGTCATTACCTCGGATCAAAGCACTCTCGGGATCATGCTTGAAGATGACACGATTCTTTCTCTGGGTCCAAACAGCCGTCTCGAACTGAGCGACTTCGCCTTTGCTCCCCAGGAAGAGAAATTGTCCATCGCCATACGTCTGCTCAAAGGATCCTTCGCCTACATGTCCGGAGTCATCGCTCGCCTTGCTCCCGAGAAAGTTCATATCGAAACGCCGGATGCGGTCATCGCCGTTCATGGCACACGTTTTCTGGTCAAGGTGGTGGAACAATGA